The DNA segment TGGCTGCAAAGCGGCCGGCTGCGCGGCTACCGCCCCGGCGGCGACAAGCTCGGCTGGCGCGTGCGGCGGGAAGACCTGGAGCAGTACATCGCCGTGCGCACGAACGCGCCGGAAG comes from the Dehalococcoidia bacterium genome and includes:
- a CDS encoding helix-turn-helix domain-containing protein — protein: MTMATARDLTVKEVAERLGTHPETVRRWLQSGRLRGYRPGGDKLGWRVRREDLEQYIAVRTNAPEGEDNSE